A genomic segment from Glycine max cultivar Williams 82 chromosome 1, Glycine_max_v4.0, whole genome shotgun sequence encodes:
- the LOC100803214 gene encoding protein unc-13 homolog isoform X1 — protein MSAKRHNQSAGMPVHSVEDLPGAPFGDAGSSFSESELRETAYEILVGACRSSGPKPLTFISQSERGDRDRAAPAPSLHRSLTSTAASKVKRALGLKTSSSRGSSKRAATTGELVRVQMRISEQSDTRIRRALLRIAAGQLGKRMESVVLPLELIQLFRSLDFPTQQEYEAWLRRNLKVLEAGLLLHPHLPLDKSDPSAQSLQHIIHRAFEKPMDIGKNGESMQTFRTVVMSLACRSSDGSISETCHWADGFPLNLWIYQTLLEACFDLHAESSVIEEVDEVLELIKKTWVMLGINEMLHNICFAWILFHRYVVTGQVENDLLFASSNLLAEVGKDTGGSKDPIYSKILRNTLSLILSWAEKGLLAYHHTFHNGNIESMESVVSLAVLSAKILEDISHDYNRKKKDDVDYTRVDNYIRSSLRAVFIQKLEKLDLSKHPSRKQNKAFPILSVLARDIIELAINEKAIFSPKLKRWHPLATGVAVATLHVCYGNELKKYVKGINELTPDAIEVLIAADKLEKDLVQIAVEDSVDSEDGGKSIIREMQPYEAEAVIATLVKSWINIRVDRLGEWVDRNVRQEVWNPGENKEGFAPSAVEVLRIIDDTLEAFFLLPIPMHADLLPELMSGLDKSLQQYILKATSGCGSRSSFIPTLPALTRCSTTSKTGVFKKKEKSQVTQRRKAHVGTTIGDNSIDITQMCVRINTMQRIRMELGVLEKRIVANLSSSRSTNADIANGVSLKFKLSASAAVEGIHQLCECIAYKIVFHELWHVIWDGLYVGEVASARIEPFLQELEQYLEIVSSTVHDKVRTRVIVKVMQASFDGFLLVLLAGGPSRAFSLQDSVIIEEDFKFLTGLFWSNGDGLPAELIEKHSTTVKGVLPLFRADTEHIIQQFSQLTMEMYGSTAKSRLPLPPTADQWSPTEPNTLLRVLCNRNDEAAAKFLKKNYNLPKKL, from the exons ATGTCCGCAAAGAGGCACAATCAAAGCGCCGGCATGCCGGTTCACTCGGTTGAGGATCTTCCCGGAGCTCCGTTCGGCGACGCGGGTTCGAGTTTCTCCGAATCGGAGCTCCGGGAGACGGCCTACGAGATCCTCGTGGGGGCGTGCCGGAGTTCGGGGCCGAAGCCGCTGACTTTCATATCGCAGTCGGAGAGGGGGGATCGGGATAGGGCGGCGCCGGCGCCGTCGTTGCACCGGTCGCTGACTTCGACGGCGGCGAGCAAGGTGAAGAGGGCGCTGGGGCTCAAAACGTCGTCGTCGAGGGGAAGCAGCAAGCGCGCCGCGACGACGGGGGAGTTGGTGAGAGTGCAGATGAGGATTTCGGAGCAGAGTGATACCAGAATTAGAAGAGCACTGCTCAGAATTGCTGCAGGCCAG CTTGGAAAACGCATGGAGTCAGTGGTTCTTCCACTAGAGCTGATACAACTGTTCAGGAGTTTAGATTTTCCCACTCAACAAGAGTATGAGGCTTGGTTGAGGAGAAATTTGAAGGTTCTTGAAGCAGGACTCCTCTTGCATCCTCACCTTCCCTTAGATAAGTCGGACCCTTCTGCACAGAGCCTCCAGCACATAATCCACAGAGCATTTGAGAAACCCATGGATATTGGAAAGAACGGTGAATCAATGCAAACCTTTCGAACTGTTGTTATGTCTCTTGCTTGCAGATCATCTGATGGGTCTATTTCTGAGACATGCCATTGGGCTGATGGTTTTCCACTGAACCTCTGGATCTACCAAACTCTTTTAGAAGCTTGTTTTGATCTTCATGCAGAATCTTCTGTGATAGAAGAGGTTGATGAGGTCTTAGAACTCATTAAGAAGACCTGGGTTATGCTTGGAATCAATGAGATGCTGCATAATATTTGTTTCGCATGGATCTTATTTCATCGGTATGTTGTCACTGGCCAAGTGGAGAATGACCTTCTGTTTGCATCCAGTAATCTATTGGCAGAAGTTGGGAAAGATACTGGAGGCTCAAAAGATCCTATTTACTCAAAAATTTTGAGGAACACGTTGAGTTTGATATTAAGTTGGGCAGAGAAAGGTCTCCTAGCATACCATCATACTTTCCATAATGGTAATATTGAATCAATGGAAAGTGTTGTTTCTCTTGCAGTATTATCAGCAAAGATATTAGAAGATATCTCTCATGACTACAATCggaagaaaaaagatgatgtGGACTACACTAGAgttgataattatattagatCATCTTTGCGTGCTGTTTTCATTCAG AAATTGGAGAAACTGGATCTCAGCAAGCATCCATCTAGAAAACAGAATAAAGCCTTTCCCATTCTTTCTGTCCTTGCACGAGATATTATTGAACTGGCTATTAATGAGAAAGCAATATTTAGTCCCAAACTTAAGAGATGGCATCCTCTTGCTACTGGTGTTGCTGTTGCTACCCTCCATGTGTGTTATGGAAATGAGTTGAAGAAGTATGTTAAGGGTATTAATGAGTTGACACCTGATGCTATAGAAGTGCTGATAGCTGCTGACAAATTGGAGAAAGATCTGGTGCAGATAGCAGTGGAAGATTCTGTTGACAgtgaagatggtggaaaatccATTATAAGGGAGATGCAACCTTACGAGGCTGAAGCTGTTATTGCTACCCTGGTTAAGTCATGGATAAATATTAGAGTAGATAGATTGGGGGAATGGGTTGACAGAAATGTGCGACAAGAG GTATGGAATCCTGGGGAAAATAAAGAGGGTTTTGCTCCTTCTGCTGTTGAAGTTCTACGAATCATAGATGACACTCTGGAGGCTTTCTTTCTGTTACCTATACCCATGCATGCAGATTTGCTTCCTGAATTGATGTCTGGTCTCGACAAATCTCTGCAACAGTACATTTTGAAAGCCACATCTGGCTGTG gTAGCCGTAGTAGCTTCATCCCAACTTTGCCTGCATTGACTAGGTGTTCAACAACATCAAAAACTGGtgtatttaagaaaaaagaaaagtcacAAGTGACTCAGAGGAGGAAAGCCCATGTCGGAACCACTATTGGAGACAACTCAATTGATATAACCCAGATGTGTGTTCGCATCAATACTATGCAGCGCATTCGCATGGAATTAGGGGTTTTGGAAAAGAGGATAGTTGCCAATCTCAGCAGTTCTAGATCCACTAATGCGGATATAGCAAATGGGGTGAGCTTGAAGTTCAAGCTTTCCGCATCTGCTGCTGTGGAAGGCATCCATCAACTCTGCGAGTGCATAGCATACAAAATCGTTTTCCATGAACTCTGGCATGTTATTTGGGATGGCCTTTATGTTGGAGAAGTTGCATCTGCTAGGATTGAGCCTTTTCTTCAGGAGCTTGAGCAATACTTGGAGATTGTATCATCTACAGTGCATGATAAAGTTAGAACACGTGTAATTGTTAAAGTAATGCAGGCTTCTTTTGATGGGTTTCTGTTGGTTTTGTTAGCCGGAGGTCCATCACGTGCTTTCTCTCTGCAAGATTCTGTTATTATAGAGGAAGATTTCAAGTTTCTGACTGGCTTGTTCTGGTCCAATGGAGATGGATTGCCAGCTGAATTGATAGAAAAGCATTCTACCACTGTCAAAGGTGTACTTCCCTTGTTTCGTGCTGATACTGAGCACATAATTCAGCAGTTCAGTCAACTTACTATGGAAATGTACGGTTCTACAGCCAAATCCCGGCTTCCATTGCCTCCAACAGCAGATCAATGGAGTCCAACAGAACCGAACACACTTTTGCGAGTCTTGTGTAATAGGAATGATGAGGCAGCTGCAAAGTTCCTTAAGAAGAATTACAACTTACCTAAGAAGCTCTAA
- the LOC100803214 gene encoding protein unc-13 homolog isoform X2, with product MESVVLPLELIQLFRSLDFPTQQEYEAWLRRNLKVLEAGLLLHPHLPLDKSDPSAQSLQHIIHRAFEKPMDIGKNGESMQTFRTVVMSLACRSSDGSISETCHWADGFPLNLWIYQTLLEACFDLHAESSVIEEVDEVLELIKKTWVMLGINEMLHNICFAWILFHRYVVTGQVENDLLFASSNLLAEVGKDTGGSKDPIYSKILRNTLSLILSWAEKGLLAYHHTFHNGNIESMESVVSLAVLSAKILEDISHDYNRKKKDDVDYTRVDNYIRSSLRAVFIQKLEKLDLSKHPSRKQNKAFPILSVLARDIIELAINEKAIFSPKLKRWHPLATGVAVATLHVCYGNELKKYVKGINELTPDAIEVLIAADKLEKDLVQIAVEDSVDSEDGGKSIIREMQPYEAEAVIATLVKSWINIRVDRLGEWVDRNVRQEVWNPGENKEGFAPSAVEVLRIIDDTLEAFFLLPIPMHADLLPELMSGLDKSLQQYILKATSGCGSRSSFIPTLPALTRCSTTSKTGVFKKKEKSQVTQRRKAHVGTTIGDNSIDITQMCVRINTMQRIRMELGVLEKRIVANLSSSRSTNADIANGVSLKFKLSASAAVEGIHQLCECIAYKIVFHELWHVIWDGLYVGEVASARIEPFLQELEQYLEIVSSTVHDKVRTRVIVKVMQASFDGFLLVLLAGGPSRAFSLQDSVIIEEDFKFLTGLFWSNGDGLPAELIEKHSTTVKGVLPLFRADTEHIIQQFSQLTMEMYGSTAKSRLPLPPTADQWSPTEPNTLLRVLCNRNDEAAAKFLKKNYNLPKKL from the exons ATGGAGTCAGTGGTTCTTCCACTAGAGCTGATACAACTGTTCAGGAGTTTAGATTTTCCCACTCAACAAGAGTATGAGGCTTGGTTGAGGAGAAATTTGAAGGTTCTTGAAGCAGGACTCCTCTTGCATCCTCACCTTCCCTTAGATAAGTCGGACCCTTCTGCACAGAGCCTCCAGCACATAATCCACAGAGCATTTGAGAAACCCATGGATATTGGAAAGAACGGTGAATCAATGCAAACCTTTCGAACTGTTGTTATGTCTCTTGCTTGCAGATCATCTGATGGGTCTATTTCTGAGACATGCCATTGGGCTGATGGTTTTCCACTGAACCTCTGGATCTACCAAACTCTTTTAGAAGCTTGTTTTGATCTTCATGCAGAATCTTCTGTGATAGAAGAGGTTGATGAGGTCTTAGAACTCATTAAGAAGACCTGGGTTATGCTTGGAATCAATGAGATGCTGCATAATATTTGTTTCGCATGGATCTTATTTCATCGGTATGTTGTCACTGGCCAAGTGGAGAATGACCTTCTGTTTGCATCCAGTAATCTATTGGCAGAAGTTGGGAAAGATACTGGAGGCTCAAAAGATCCTATTTACTCAAAAATTTTGAGGAACACGTTGAGTTTGATATTAAGTTGGGCAGAGAAAGGTCTCCTAGCATACCATCATACTTTCCATAATGGTAATATTGAATCAATGGAAAGTGTTGTTTCTCTTGCAGTATTATCAGCAAAGATATTAGAAGATATCTCTCATGACTACAATCggaagaaaaaagatgatgtGGACTACACTAGAgttgataattatattagatCATCTTTGCGTGCTGTTTTCATTCAG AAATTGGAGAAACTGGATCTCAGCAAGCATCCATCTAGAAAACAGAATAAAGCCTTTCCCATTCTTTCTGTCCTTGCACGAGATATTATTGAACTGGCTATTAATGAGAAAGCAATATTTAGTCCCAAACTTAAGAGATGGCATCCTCTTGCTACTGGTGTTGCTGTTGCTACCCTCCATGTGTGTTATGGAAATGAGTTGAAGAAGTATGTTAAGGGTATTAATGAGTTGACACCTGATGCTATAGAAGTGCTGATAGCTGCTGACAAATTGGAGAAAGATCTGGTGCAGATAGCAGTGGAAGATTCTGTTGACAgtgaagatggtggaaaatccATTATAAGGGAGATGCAACCTTACGAGGCTGAAGCTGTTATTGCTACCCTGGTTAAGTCATGGATAAATATTAGAGTAGATAGATTGGGGGAATGGGTTGACAGAAATGTGCGACAAGAG GTATGGAATCCTGGGGAAAATAAAGAGGGTTTTGCTCCTTCTGCTGTTGAAGTTCTACGAATCATAGATGACACTCTGGAGGCTTTCTTTCTGTTACCTATACCCATGCATGCAGATTTGCTTCCTGAATTGATGTCTGGTCTCGACAAATCTCTGCAACAGTACATTTTGAAAGCCACATCTGGCTGTG gTAGCCGTAGTAGCTTCATCCCAACTTTGCCTGCATTGACTAGGTGTTCAACAACATCAAAAACTGGtgtatttaagaaaaaagaaaagtcacAAGTGACTCAGAGGAGGAAAGCCCATGTCGGAACCACTATTGGAGACAACTCAATTGATATAACCCAGATGTGTGTTCGCATCAATACTATGCAGCGCATTCGCATGGAATTAGGGGTTTTGGAAAAGAGGATAGTTGCCAATCTCAGCAGTTCTAGATCCACTAATGCGGATATAGCAAATGGGGTGAGCTTGAAGTTCAAGCTTTCCGCATCTGCTGCTGTGGAAGGCATCCATCAACTCTGCGAGTGCATAGCATACAAAATCGTTTTCCATGAACTCTGGCATGTTATTTGGGATGGCCTTTATGTTGGAGAAGTTGCATCTGCTAGGATTGAGCCTTTTCTTCAGGAGCTTGAGCAATACTTGGAGATTGTATCATCTACAGTGCATGATAAAGTTAGAACACGTGTAATTGTTAAAGTAATGCAGGCTTCTTTTGATGGGTTTCTGTTGGTTTTGTTAGCCGGAGGTCCATCACGTGCTTTCTCTCTGCAAGATTCTGTTATTATAGAGGAAGATTTCAAGTTTCTGACTGGCTTGTTCTGGTCCAATGGAGATGGATTGCCAGCTGAATTGATAGAAAAGCATTCTACCACTGTCAAAGGTGTACTTCCCTTGTTTCGTGCTGATACTGAGCACATAATTCAGCAGTTCAGTCAACTTACTATGGAAATGTACGGTTCTACAGCCAAATCCCGGCTTCCATTGCCTCCAACAGCAGATCAATGGAGTCCAACAGAACCGAACACACTTTTGCGAGTCTTGTGTAATAGGAATGATGAGGCAGCTGCAAAGTTCCTTAAGAAGAATTACAACTTACCTAAGAAGCTCTAA